One region of Aminobacterium colombiense DSM 12261 genomic DNA includes:
- a CDS encoding DUF5693 family protein, translated as MTFTKRNFTLLILVLAVICAGLALTPRWKGEKEHRDAGIIIEYKDVLSLAQKNSQSPEIVFDRLKEAGVSGLIVSETVGKDLSSGSLPLYYGTVAGLPDGLGKDLHEPFGAAALWIPSDITASQWYDSALQVRFPESRRYVKEQGVVYVLPHTLEELLETGVLPDFSGLLFASSAGIPVMYRVAPVAVPDTQNEMALLEGLLDNFSAVIRAVSPSGLFAAGYPDLRPLADVLKEAGIPVAMVEFSRQFGAHQLNWLMYPGLLSLHSVTTEEIISRSISRYTLYERMMRAAKERGVRLLLMRPSAIEATDDPLAAFEKEIQRLSQGLRGQKIAVQWPDPFSSWNMSLFGAIACSLVFLLMIARLGDRFQILEMTTVSFIQTAAFIVIGLFLGVGVWKILFIARIVAAFTAGLLASEASLIALEEWKKPLKGLVGGFLVALVGGLAIAALFSYPVYMLRLRTFSGVKLTLFLPLLIVLLHDLRRRVHPESLKDVIFRPPLWGELMLIGGLLAAAAIVLLRSGNAQFVPGWEVTMRDMLERFLIARPRNKELFAGYPALLLWYYFRRSLLWERYREIFRLVATLAFSSLVNSFCHFHTPLYFILWREFNGWWTGIILGTLMLLVFHYILCPFWKRWRGVIMD; from the coding sequence ATGACTTTTACGAAACGCAACTTTACGCTGCTTATTCTTGTGTTGGCCGTTATCTGTGCCGGGCTGGCCCTTACCCCCCGTTGGAAAGGGGAAAAAGAGCATAGAGATGCAGGCATTATTATCGAATATAAAGATGTGCTCTCTCTGGCTCAGAAAAATAGCCAGAGCCCTGAAATAGTCTTTGACCGTCTGAAAGAGGCCGGTGTTTCTGGTCTGATCGTATCCGAAACAGTAGGAAAAGATCTCTCTTCCGGCTCTCTTCCTCTTTATTACGGAACCGTCGCGGGTCTGCCGGACGGTTTGGGGAAAGACCTCCATGAACCCTTTGGCGCGGCCGCTTTATGGATTCCGTCAGACATTACTGCCTCCCAATGGTATGATTCCGCACTTCAGGTGAGGTTTCCGGAGAGCCGCAGATATGTCAAAGAACAAGGAGTTGTCTATGTTCTTCCCCATACTCTAGAGGAACTTTTAGAAACAGGAGTGTTGCCTGATTTTTCGGGACTCCTTTTTGCATCTTCTGCGGGAATTCCTGTCATGTACAGAGTTGCGCCGGTCGCTGTCCCCGATACTCAAAATGAAATGGCCCTTTTAGAAGGGCTTCTTGATAACTTTTCTGCTGTGATTCGAGCCGTTTCTCCTTCCGGGCTTTTTGCTGCCGGTTATCCAGATCTTCGACCACTGGCCGATGTGTTGAAAGAGGCGGGTATACCTGTGGCAATGGTTGAGTTTTCCAGACAATTCGGAGCCCACCAGCTGAATTGGCTTATGTATCCGGGATTGCTTTCCCTTCACAGTGTCACCACCGAAGAGATTATTAGCCGCAGTATTTCTCGTTATACCCTCTATGAGCGGATGATGAGAGCAGCGAAAGAGCGTGGCGTGCGCCTTCTACTCATGCGTCCGTCAGCTATTGAAGCGACTGACGACCCTCTTGCGGCTTTCGAAAAAGAAATCCAGCGTTTATCTCAGGGACTGAGGGGTCAGAAGATAGCGGTACAATGGCCAGACCCTTTCTCATCGTGGAACATGTCCCTATTCGGGGCTATTGCCTGTTCCCTTGTGTTTCTTCTCATGATAGCCCGCTTGGGCGATCGCTTTCAAATTCTTGAAATGACTACGGTCAGCTTCATTCAGACCGCCGCTTTTATTGTTATAGGACTTTTTCTCGGGGTGGGGGTCTGGAAGATCCTTTTCATTGCCAGGATCGTTGCGGCTTTCACCGCGGGGCTGCTTGCTTCTGAGGCCTCTCTTATTGCTCTTGAAGAATGGAAAAAACCTTTAAAAGGCCTTGTGGGTGGGTTTCTCGTCGCCCTTGTTGGCGGCCTTGCCATTGCAGCTCTTTTTAGTTACCCCGTTTACATGTTGAGGCTGCGGACGTTTTCTGGTGTTAAACTGACGTTGTTTTTACCCCTTCTTATCGTCCTTCTCCATGATCTGCGTCGGCGAGTCCACCCAGAATCTTTAAAAGATGTGATTTTCAGACCGCCTCTCTGGGGGGAACTTATGCTTATAGGAGGTCTTCTCGCTGCCGCTGCTATAGTCCTGCTCAGAAGTGGAAATGCCCAGTTTGTTCCTGGTTGGGAAGTGACAATGCGTGACATGCTTGAGAGATTCCTGATAGCTCGTCCAAGGAATAAGGAGCTTTTTGCGGGGTATCCGGCCCTTCTTCTTTGGTATTACTTTAGAAGGAGCCTGTTATGGGAGCGGTATCGTGAAATTTTCAGATTAGTTGCGACCCTGGCCTTTTCATCCCTGGTCAATAGTTTCTGCCATTTCCACACCCCCTTGTATTTTATTCTATGGCGAGAGTTTAATGGGTGGTGGACAGGTATTATTTTAGGAACATTAATGCTTCTTGTCTTCCACTACATCCTTTGCCCCTTTTGGAAACGATGGCGAGGAGTGATTATGGATTGA
- a CDS encoding Maf family protein, whose product MDHTIKKVILASGSPRRKELLVSLGWPFDVIVSDVDEHLLPKEDPVAMARRLAESKALSVSVDFPEAYVIGSDTIVTIDGQVLGKPADREESLKMLRLLNGKTHRVYSGVALCSGDRMFSDVECTEVTFRQLDEDALSAYVESEEGLDKAGSYAIQGQGALLVQSIHGCYFNVVGLPLYALSCLFEKAGLSLADQWRMREK is encoded by the coding sequence GTGGATCATACGATAAAAAAAGTGATATTAGCTTCGGGGAGTCCCCGGCGAAAAGAATTACTGGTGTCCCTGGGATGGCCTTTTGATGTCATAGTTTCAGATGTAGATGAACATTTATTGCCTAAGGAAGACCCCGTGGCTATGGCGAGGCGACTGGCAGAATCAAAAGCCCTATCGGTGTCTGTTGATTTTCCTGAAGCCTACGTAATAGGTTCGGACACTATTGTAACCATCGATGGTCAGGTATTGGGCAAACCGGCTGACAGAGAAGAATCTTTGAAAATGCTCCGTCTGCTGAATGGAAAAACGCACCGTGTCTATTCCGGGGTGGCCTTATGTTCTGGCGACAGGATGTTTTCTGATGTAGAGTGTACGGAGGTGACCTTTCGCCAGCTTGATGAAGATGCCCTGTCGGCCTATGTCGAAAGTGAAGAAGGTCTTGATAAGGCTGGTTCCTATGCCATACAGGGACAGGGCGCCCTTCTTGTACAATCTATTCATGGCTGTTATTTCAACGTGGTCGGGTTGCCTTTATATGCTTTAAGCTGTCTTTTTGAGAAGGCGGGGCTTTCTCTGGCAGATCAGTGGAGGATGAGGGAGAAATGA
- a CDS encoding DUF4321 domain-containing protein — translation MAIGKYSSKRWWMLIVSIVIGTLIGIYLQGFASTASYFRNIVSVGFNFRDVNLAVIDFGLKFYFHANLGTLIGGIAGLWIIR, via the coding sequence GTGGCTATTGGAAAGTATAGTTCCAAACGATGGTGGATGCTCATCGTTTCCATAGTAATCGGAACCCTCATCGGAATTTATTTACAGGGATTTGCCTCTACAGCATCGTATTTTCGTAATATAGTATCTGTAGGCTTTAATTTTCGCGACGTGAATCTTGCCGTGATTGATTTTGGCCTGAAATTCTACTTCCACGCTAATTTGGGAACACTGATCGGAGGCATTGCGGGATTGTGGATCATACGATAA
- a CDS encoding undecaprenyl-diphosphate phosphatase, producing the protein MSFESLILGIVQGLTEFLPVSSSGHLALLQNLWGITENSLTYDLLLHFSTMVATACFFWRDILYLFREWLVGFVSSSGRQSEGWRLGWAVICGTFVTAFIGFPLKPLVERWMVVPSLVGAALLVTSLLLWYASTLPRGQGKISLLSGLLIGVAQGLAVIPGISRSGSTIVMGLKRGLSPEEAFRFSFLLSLPAILGANILQIMDITKNESLVTQLPDFWYGGVIIAFISGYGALICLRKMVTLGRWRIFAFYCLIPASVSLLSVLWR; encoded by the coding sequence ATGAGTTTTGAATCGCTTATTCTTGGAATAGTTCAAGGCCTCACAGAGTTTCTTCCTGTAAGCAGCTCTGGCCACCTTGCCCTTCTGCAAAACTTGTGGGGTATCACTGAAAACAGCCTGACCTACGATTTGCTGCTTCACTTTAGTACGATGGTTGCCACGGCCTGCTTCTTTTGGCGAGATATTCTTTATCTCTTCCGTGAGTGGCTTGTTGGTTTTGTTTCCTCTTCTGGTCGTCAGTCAGAAGGTTGGCGCCTGGGGTGGGCCGTTATTTGCGGTACCTTTGTAACGGCATTTATCGGTTTTCCTCTCAAACCTCTTGTTGAGCGCTGGATGGTTGTTCCTTCCCTTGTGGGAGCGGCGCTTCTGGTGACGTCCCTTCTTCTCTGGTATGCTTCCACATTGCCCAGAGGACAGGGGAAAATATCTTTGCTGTCAGGTCTTTTGATCGGAGTGGCTCAGGGGCTGGCAGTTATTCCCGGAATCTCCCGGTCTGGCTCTACCATTGTTATGGGGCTGAAACGGGGTCTATCTCCAGAAGAGGCATTCCGCTTCTCTTTTCTTCTCTCTCTTCCCGCTATTTTGGGGGCAAATATACTCCAAATTATGGATATAACCAAAAATGAAAGTCTGGTAACCCAACTGCCTGATTTCTGGTATGGTGGGGTTATTATAGCTTTTATTTCGGGGTATGGAGCGCTTATCTGTTTGCGAAAGATGGTAACGTTGGGTCGCTGGCGCATATTCGCTTTTTATTGTCTTATTCCTGCCAGCGTGAGTCTTTTGTCGGTTTTATGGAGGTAG
- a CDS encoding ribonuclease J, producing the protein MPDNKKVRRRPRKQKKSVQLKVFALGGLGEIGKNMYVFQYGDDILVVDAGLMFPDEEMLGIDFVIPDISYLEENREKIKGIIITHGHEDHIGALPFVLPRLNVPVYGTRLTLGMVRHKLQEAVPDYNANFVEVKAGEEAGLGSFNVQFVSVCHSIPDGVGLVIQTPQGCIVHTGDFKLDPTPIDGRLTDYAAFAEAGKKGVLLMLSDSTNAEKKGFTSSEFIIGGTLDRIFRLHRNKRIIIAAFASNLHRVQQVVDAASRFNRKVAFVGRSMINYVALARELGYLSADDKMIIPAADVYKYAPNQVVVMTTGSQGEPFSGLVLMSKGEHKQIELSARDVVAIFASPVPGNEKLVSSTINRLFACGCEVIYEGDKEIHVSGHAARDELRLMINLVRPKYFVPIHGEYRHLVRHTQIAQEMGISPKNTFVLQNGDVLAISGTRAQVREHVAAGRIMVDGVAMGELEGSIMKERHELAEDGFIVVSAVVDKYLNLLSIPYIESRGFIHIEDASSLHEDLLAAIKRVFEHFAKRKRAVEKDVLELRVKSRVRDVVRRRYVHARPMILPIITMVEERPEK; encoded by the coding sequence ATGCCGGATAATAAAAAAGTGCGGCGACGCCCAAGAAAGCAGAAAAAATCGGTACAGCTTAAGGTTTTTGCCCTCGGTGGACTTGGCGAAATTGGTAAAAATATGTATGTATTTCAATATGGAGACGACATTCTCGTTGTGGATGCTGGGCTCATGTTTCCCGACGAAGAGATGTTAGGCATAGATTTTGTCATACCTGATATTTCTTATCTTGAAGAGAATCGCGAAAAAATTAAGGGGATTATTATTACCCACGGCCATGAAGACCATATTGGCGCTCTTCCCTTTGTGTTGCCCCGCCTCAACGTCCCGGTCTATGGAACTCGTCTTACCCTTGGAATGGTGCGCCATAAACTACAGGAGGCAGTGCCCGACTACAATGCTAATTTTGTGGAGGTAAAGGCGGGGGAAGAGGCGGGGCTTGGCAGTTTCAATGTTCAGTTCGTTTCAGTTTGTCACTCCATACCAGATGGTGTGGGGCTAGTCATTCAGACCCCCCAGGGCTGCATTGTACATACAGGGGATTTCAAGCTTGATCCTACCCCCATTGATGGACGGCTCACCGATTACGCGGCTTTTGCCGAAGCTGGGAAAAAGGGCGTTCTTCTCATGCTTTCAGACTCTACCAATGCAGAAAAGAAAGGTTTCACATCATCAGAATTTATTATAGGCGGAACCCTCGATCGTATATTCCGCCTCCATCGGAATAAGCGTATTATTATAGCGGCTTTTGCCAGTAACCTTCACAGGGTGCAGCAGGTTGTGGATGCGGCGAGCCGGTTTAACAGAAAGGTCGCTTTTGTGGGGCGCAGCATGATTAACTACGTAGCCCTTGCGAGAGAGCTTGGCTATCTGTCAGCAGATGATAAGATGATTATCCCTGCGGCTGACGTGTATAAGTATGCGCCGAACCAGGTTGTTGTGATGACTACGGGAAGCCAGGGGGAACCTTTCTCCGGACTTGTTCTTATGAGCAAGGGAGAGCACAAACAGATAGAGCTGAGTGCGCGAGATGTGGTGGCCATTTTTGCCTCTCCCGTGCCGGGTAACGAAAAACTCGTAAGCAGCACTATTAATCGCCTGTTTGCCTGCGGCTGTGAAGTGATCTATGAGGGAGATAAGGAAATACATGTTTCCGGGCACGCCGCCCGGGACGAATTGCGTCTTATGATCAATCTCGTGAGACCCAAATACTTTGTGCCTATCCATGGCGAATACCGGCATCTGGTTCGACACACCCAGATAGCTCAGGAAATGGGAATCTCCCCCAAAAATACATTTGTATTGCAGAATGGCGATGTGCTTGCCATATCAGGCACCAGGGCCCAGGTGCGTGAGCATGTGGCGGCAGGAAGGATCATGGTCGATGGGGTGGCCATGGGAGAACTGGAAGGCAGCATTATGAAAGAACGTCATGAATTGGCAGAAGATGGTTTTATTGTTGTTTCAGCGGTGGTTGATAAATATTTGAATCTCCTTTCTATCCCTTATATAGAAAGCCGAGGATTTATCCACATAGAAGACGCGTCCAGTCTTCATGAAGACCTTCTTGCCGCTATTAAAAGAGTCTTTGAACATTTTGCAAAGAGAAAAAGAGCGGTGGAGAAAGATGTTCTTGAGCTGCGAGTGAAAAGCAGAGTGCGGGATGTGGTGCGTCGGCGCTATGTACATGCAAGACCGATGATTTTACCTATCATAACCATGGTGGAGGAGCGACCTGAAAAATGA
- the greA gene encoding transcription elongation factor GreA — protein MSRIDFDGAPVMTRSGYEKLTAELVELRSDGRAEISRQLEEARSFGDLSENAEYAAAKDEQSKLESRISWLEFQLSKAKVIDTSDVDTSRVTLGTTVTIEDITHKKVFTYTVVGSEEADPKMNHISSSSPVGKALFGKTIGEEVQVKVPRGIRNLKIVSIAVM, from the coding sequence TTGAGTCGAATTGATTTTGATGGTGCACCTGTAATGACACGAAGCGGCTACGAAAAGCTCACTGCCGAGCTTGTTGAACTCAGAAGCGATGGACGGGCGGAAATATCACGCCAACTGGAAGAAGCAAGATCCTTTGGCGATTTAAGCGAAAACGCAGAGTACGCCGCCGCAAAAGACGAACAATCCAAATTAGAATCACGCATTTCGTGGCTAGAATTTCAGTTGAGCAAAGCTAAAGTAATAGATACTTCAGATGTGGATACCAGCCGTGTCACCCTCGGAACTACCGTCACAATAGAAGATATCACACACAAAAAAGTTTTCACATATACTGTCGTTGGCTCAGAAGAAGCAGACCCTAAAATGAATCACATTTCATCTTCCAGTCCCGTAGGAAAAGCCCTTTTTGGGAAAACAATAGGAGAAGAAGTCCAGGTCAAAGTTCCTAGGGGAATAAGGAATCTGAAAATCGTCAGCATCGCTGTAATGTAA